The DNA sequence AGCCGGCAAGAAGCTGGAGCGCCCGCTCCGCCGCCTTCCGGTCATCGGCATCCGAAAGCGTGATAAACTCCCTGAGATTGTCCTCAATGGCCCCGGTTTCCTTCCGGAACTCCTCCACGTGCTTGGCGTTGCCGCGGATCAGATAGTTTTTGTACGCCCGCATCGCCATACCCATGCGGTCCAACGAATCCGTGGAGAGCTGGACTTGGCGATAATCGCTGCGAAACATCTCATCGTAGCTTCCCTCGATGAAACCGGCCGTTGACCAGGAAAGCGCCGCAACAAAGACCAGTACCGCCAGACTGCCAACCATGAGAAACAAAAGTTTTTTCGCTACCGTCATGAAATCCTCCCGATATTGTGCCACGTATGCGTGGCACAATTTAATCCGGCCCGGGCGTTCCCATAATAAAAATATGCCGAATGGCCGAATACGGCATCCGAACGGTCTATTTTCGGACATGAATGGTTGTTGCCGTTTTTCAGGGAAGGGGGCCTCCCGGAACGGAAAGACCCTGGAACAACGGTGGGGGATACAAGGACACAGCCGTGCGTCACAGAAAAGGGCGTCACGCGGAACCGGCAGAATGGGGATGCGGGTCTTCCTCCCGGGAGGGAGCGGCCTTTAGGCGATACTCTTCCGGAGGTAGTCGATCACGGCCGCCATGTCCTCGGGCGGTTCGGTGGTGAACTCCAGAAACTCGCCCGTGGTGGGATGGATGAATCCCAGCGTGTGGGCGTGCAGCGCCTGCCGTCCCAAGGCTGTGATCAATTTGCGGAGTTGCGTATCGGCGAGGTTGTTGAAGCGACCGCCGTCGGGGTAGAGCGGGTCCCCCAGGAGGGGAAAGCCGGCCTCGGAGAGGTGCACCCTGATCTGGTGGGTGCGTCCGGTCTCCAGGCGCAGCTCCACCAGGGACACGCGGGCGTAACGCTCCTTCACGCGCCAGCGCGTTACCGCATGCCTGCCGCTCTTGGCCTTGCCCGACAGACGTACCCGCTCGGTGGGATGGCGGCCGATAATCCCTTCGATCTTGCCCGTATCTTCCTTTGGGCTCCCGTAGATCAGGGCCTGGTAGATGCGTTTGACGGAATGCACGCTGAACTGGCTCGACAGCGACTGGTGGGCGCGGTCGTTCTTGGCCGCCACCAGTACCCCCGAGGTATCCTTGTCCAGACGATGGACGATGCCGGGGCGCAGTTCGCCGCCGATGCCCGACAGGTCGCGGCAGTG is a window from the Oryzomonas sagensis genome containing:
- a CDS encoding RluA family pseudouridine synthase, giving the protein MNQTILICPPDTEPQRLDLYICRELGGETRATVQRLIEAGNVLVDGKTARASLKVKGGERILVEIPPPQPAEPQPEAIPLEVLYEDADLIVINKAAGMVVHPGAGNSSGTLVNALLAHCRDLSGIGGELRPGIVHRLDKDTSGVLVAAKNDRAHQSLSSQFSVHSVKRIYQALIYGSPKEDTGKIEGIIGRHPTERVRLSGKAKSGRHAVTRWRVKERYARVSLVELRLETGRTHQIRVHLSEAGFPLLGDPLYPDGGRFNNLADTQLRKLITALGRQALHAHTLGFIHPTTGEFLEFTTEPPEDMAAVIDYLRKSIA